A single window of Eucalyptus grandis isolate ANBG69807.140 chromosome 1, ASM1654582v1, whole genome shotgun sequence DNA harbors:
- the LOC104433096 gene encoding laccase-7 — MARQQAVFLLAWALALGVGVMSSMASAAIVEHVFNVENVTVRKLCHDHVITAVNGALPGPTIQVTEGDTLVVHVFNKSPYNVTIHWHGVFQLLSSWADGPSYITQCPIPPGGNYTYNFTITTQEGTLWWHAHVSFLRATVYGALIILPKSGHYPFPTPYEEFPIILGEWWNANVIDLQTQAQALGTGPNNSDAFTINGRPGDLYPCSKNCTYKLNAVHGQTYMLRLINAALNNQLFFKIANHKFTVVAVDASYTNPYVTDVAVLAPGQTVDVLLTTDQTPGAYYMLARPYVSAQNAPPPDNTTTTGILIYDELPYTSPIMPLLPALNDTPTAHTFSSSLTSLVGSPNWRPVPTQLDEQLLWTVGLSVAPCGPPNACTGVPNIPTLRLSASINNASFQFPTSLSILQAHFFNVTGIYTADLPDQPPLKFDYTNPANSNNSALAFAFKSTRVKQVKYNATVEIVFQDTTIIGAENHPMHLHGYNFHVVGQGFGNFDPVNDPKKYNLVNPVIRNTIGVPVGGWATIRFQANNPGAWILHCHLDAHLTMGLATVIVVDNGPTPSSTLPPPPPDLPQC; from the exons ATGGCGCGACAACAAGCCGTGTTTCTGCTTGCATGGGCTCTTGCTCTTGGAGTTGGAGTTATGTCTTCAATGGCTTCAGCCGCAATCGTGGAACACGTATTCAAT GTAGAGAATGTGACAGTGAGAAAATTATGCCACGACCATGTGATCACTGCAGTGAACGGAGCTCTTCCTGGCCCGACGATTCAAGTTACGGAGGGAGACACCCTCGTCGTTCACGTCTTCAACAAGTCTCCATACAACGTAACTATTCACTG GCATGGGGTGTTTCAACTATTGAGTAGTTGGGCAGATGGACCAAGTTATATTACGCAATGCCCAATACCTCCTGGAGGCAATTATACCTACAACTTTACTATCACTACACAGGAAGGCACACTCTGGTGGCATGCTCATGTTTCATTTCTCCGTGCCACCGTCTACGGTGCTCTCATCATCCTCCCTAAGTCGGGTCACTACCCATTTCCTACACCTTACGAAGAATTTCCCATTATTCTAG GAGAGTGGTGGAACGCAAATGTGATCGATTTACAGACCCAGGCGCAAGCGCTCGGCACGGGGCCTAACAATTCAGATGCATTCACCATTAATGGAAGACCCGGAGATCTCTATCCTTGTTCAAAAAACT GTACCTACAAGCTAAATGCGGTGCACGGACAGACCTACATGCTTCGCTTAATTAACGCTGCACTCAATAACcaacttttcttcaaaatagCCAATCACAAGTTTACTGTCGTCGCCGTCGACGCCTCATACACCAATCCCTATGTCACCGACGTTGCTGTCCTCGCCCCAGGCCAAACGGTTGACGTGCTCCTCACCACCGACCAAACTCCAGGGGCCTACTACATGTTAGCCCGCCCGTACGTTAGCGCCCAGAATGCTCCGCCGCCCGACAACACCACCACGACTGGTATCCTCATTTACGACGAGCTGCCCTACACGAGCCCAATCATGCCGCTCTTGCCAGCCCTCAACGACACCCCGACAGCCCACACGTTCTCCTCCTCCTTGACCAGCCTCGTGGGGAGCCCGAATTGGAGGCCGGTGCCGACTCAGCTGGACGAGCAACTGCTCTGGACCGTCGGATTGAGTGTAGCCCCATGCGGCCCCCCCAACGCCTGTACGGGCGTACCCAATATCCCTACGCTCCGGCTGTCCGCGAGCATAAATAACGCTTCGTTCCAATTCCCCACGAGCCTGTCCATCTTGCAAGCACACTTCTTCAACGTGACAGGGATCTACACCGCCGATCTCCCCGACCAGCCACCGCTGAAATTCGATTACACGAACCCCGCCAACAGCAACAACTCAGCATTGGCGTTCGCGTTCAAGAGCACGAGGGTTAAGCAAGTGAAGTACAACGCGACCGTCGAGATCGTGTTCCAGGACACGACCATCATCGGTGCAGAGAATCACCCTATGCACTTGCACGGCTACAACTTCCACGTGGTGGGACAAGGGTTCGGGAACTTCGATCCTGTCAATGATCCGAAGAAATACAATCTAGTCAACCCGGTGATACGCAACACGATCGGTGTGCCCGTGGGAGGTTGGGCTACCATCAGGTTCCAAGCAAATAATCCAg GTGCATGGATACTGCACTGTCACCTGGACGCCCACTTGACGATGGGACTAGCGACGGTCATCGTCGTCGATAATGGGCCGACCCCGTCATCGACGTTGCCTCCACCTCCTCCTGATCTGCCTCAGTGTTAG
- the LOC104433097 gene encoding laccase-7, translated as MGRRQAWILLVWAFALVATSAMAAAATVEHTFNVENVTVSKFCEKHVITAVNGTLPGPMIRVTEGDTLVVHVLNNSPYNVTIHWHGIFQLLSGWADGPSYITQCPIRPGHSYTYRFTITKQEGTLWWHAHFSLLRATVHGALIILPKSGRYPFPTPHKQFPIILGEWWNGNVIDMETQAEALGVPTNNSDAFTINGRPGDLYPCSKKHPYKLKVVHGKTYMLRIINAALNSQLFFKIANHKFTVVAVDASYTKPYITDVVVLAPGHTVDVLLTTDQTPGAYYMAARPYVSAQNAPPPDNTTTTGILMYDKLPYTSPIMPLLPALNDTPTAHKFYSSLTSLVGSPSWIPVPTKLDEQMLVTIGLSVSPCGPNATCRAVPNVPTLRLSANMNNASFQFPKSLSLLQAHFSNVKGIYTTDFPDQPPLKFDYTNPANSNNSALLFALKSTSVKQVKYNATVEIVFQDTTVIGAENHPMHLHGFNFHVVGQGFGNFDPVKDPKKYNLFNPVIRNTVAVPVGGWAAIRFRANNPGVWILHCHLDAHLPLGLATAFVVENGPTPSSTLPPPPPDLPQC; from the exons ATGGGGCGACGACAAGCGTGGATTCTGCTCGTGTGGGCTTTTGCCCTTGTAGCTACGTCTGCCATGGCTGCAGCTGCAACTGTGGAACACACATTCAAT GTGGAAAACGTGACGGTGAGTAAATTTTGCGAGAAGCATGTGATCACGGCAGTGAACGGAACTCTGCCAGGCCCGATGATTCGAGTCACGGAGGGCGACACCCTCGTTGTTCATGTCCTCAACAATTCCCCATACAACGTCACTATTCACTG GCATGGGATATTTCAACTATTGAGCGGTTGGGCAGATGGGCCGAGCTACATTACGCAGTGCCCCATACGTCCCGGACATAGTTATACCTATAGATTTACTATCACTAAGCAGGAAGGCACGCTTTGGTGGCATGCTCACTTCTCCTTGCTCCGCGCCACCGTCCATGGTGCTCTCATCATCCTCCCCAAGTCGGGTCGCTACCCATTTCCCACGCCTCACAAACAGTTTCCTATCATCTTAG GAGAGTGGTGGAACGGAAATGTGATCGATATGGAGACGCAGGCAGAAGCGCTCGGCGTGCCGACTAACAATTCAGATGCATTCACCATCAATGGACGGCCCGGAGATCTCTATCCTTGCTCCAAAAAGC ATCCCTACAAGCTAAAGGTGGTGCATGGAAAGACCTACATGCTTCGCATCATCAATGCTGCACTCAATAGCCAACTTTTCTTCAAGATAGCCAATCACAAGTTCACTGTGGTCGCTGTCGACGCCTCATACACTAAACCCTACATCACCGACGTTGTCGTCCTCGCCCCAGGCCACACGGTCGATGTGCTCCTCACCACAGACCAGACCCCGGGGGCCTACTACATGGCGGCCCGCCCGTACGTTAGCGCCCAGAATGCTCCACCGCCAGACAACACCACCACGACCGGGATCCTCATGTATGACAAGCTGCCCTACACGAGCCCGATCATGCCTCTCTTGCCGGCCCTCAACGACACCCCCACGGCCCACAAGTTCTACTCCTCCTTGACCAGCCTCGTGGGCAGCCCGAGTTGGATTCCGGTGCCGACCAAGCTGGACGAGCAGATGCTCGTGACCATCGGATTGAGCGTCTCCCCGTGCGGACCCAACGCCACTTGCAGGGCCGTCCCCAACGTCCCTACCCTCCGGTTGTCCGCAAACATGAACAACGCGTCGTTCCAATTCCCCAAGAGCCTGTCCCTCTTGCAAGCGCATTTCTCCAACGTGAAAGGGATCTACACCACCGATTTCCCCGACCAGCCGCCGCTGAAATTCGATTACACGAACCCTGCCAACAGCAACAACTCGGCATTGTTGTTCGCGCTCAAGAGCACGAGTGTGAAGCAAGTGAAGTACAACGCGACGGTCGAGATCGTGTTCCAGGACACGACCGTCATCGGCGCAGAGAACCACCCCATGCACTTGCACGGCTTCAATTTTCATGTGGTGGGacaagggttcgggaatttcgACCCGGTCAAGGATCCGAAAAAGTACAATCTCTTCAACCCGGTGATCCGTAACACGGTCGCCGTGCCTGTGGGAGGTTGGGCTGCCATCAGATTCCGAGCAAATAATCCGG GTGTATGGATATTGCACTGCCACCTGGACGCCCACTTGCCGCTGGGGCTGGCGACGGCTTTTGTTGTCGAGAACGGGCCGACTCCATCGTCGACGTTGCCTCCACCTCCTCCTGATCTGCCTCAGTGTTAG